The following coding sequences are from one Triticum dicoccoides isolate Atlit2015 ecotype Zavitan chromosome 4A, WEW_v2.0, whole genome shotgun sequence window:
- the LOC119288499 gene encoding probable flavin-containing monooxygenase 1, which produces MAQGQAARATREAVPTVSRVAIIGSGMSGLAAAKQLAAYDPVVFEATPSVGGVWKHCVYRTTRLQTPRANYEFSDYSWRNRDDPAFPTHTEVVDYLEDYADEFDLWRYISFGSKVVDIKFLGGVEAGFTEQWSGTSKAPLRGKPTWEVGVATGGSDTVQYYKFEFVVMCTGKYGDVPRMPVFPPGKGPEVFKGTVMHSLDYCKLSEEETVELMRGKKVVVVGYKKSAIDLANECVQANQGKDGQACTMLVRTLHWMVPSYSIWGLPFFLFYSTRFSQFFYERPNQGFFRSLLCRLTSPLRAGVSKFIESYLSWKLPLAKYGLTPDHRFVEDYASCQLAFLPEGFFDMADRGLLRFKRAPDGWWLSENGVVLKDGTEVEADLVFLATGFEGTDKLREVLPKPFRGVLVNKSSMIPLYHGTIHPLIPNMAFVGFVESASNLRTSELRCRWLAGLLEGRFELPTVKAMMGHVASEADVMRRTTRFYRRHCISTYSIHDKDGMSADLSSATLRKANWIAELLAPNNKQDY; this is translated from the exons ATGGCACAAGGGCAAGCAGCACGGGCCACGAGGGAGGCCGTGCCCACGGTGTCCCGTGTGGCCATCATCGGCAGCGGGATGAGCGGGCTCGCGGCCGCCAAACAGTTGGCGGCCTACGACCCCGTGGTGTTCGAGGCGACGCCGTCCGTGGGCGGGGTGTGGAAGCACTGCGTGTACCGCACCACGCGGCTCCAGACGCCACGCGCGAACTACGAGTTTTCCGACTACTCATGGCGCAACCGAGACGACCCCGCGTTCCCGACCCACACCGAGGTCGTCGACTACCTCGAGGACTACGCCGACGAGTTCGATCTCTGGCGCTACATCTCGTTCGGGTCCAAGGTGGTGGACATCAAGTTCCTCGGCGGCGTCGAGGCCGGGTTCACCGAGCAGTGGAGCGGCACCAGCAAGGCTCCGCTCCGGGGCAAGCCCACGTGGGAGGTCGGCGTCGCCACCGGCGGCTCCGACACTGTTCAG TATTACAAGTTCGAGTTCGTGGTGATGTGCACGGGGAAGTACGGCGACGTGCCGCGGATGCCGGTGTTCCCGCCGGGGAAGGGGCCGGAGGTGTTCAAGGGGACGGTGATGCACTCGCTGGACTACTGCAAGCTGAGCGAGGAGGAGACCGTTGAGCTGATGCGAGGCAAGAAGGTTGTGGTGGTTGGGTACAAGAAGAGCGCTATCGATCTAGCCAACGAATGTGTTCAGGCAAACCAAG GCAAGGACGGGCAGGCGTGCACGATGCTGGTGCGGACCCTGCATTGGATGGTGCCGTCATACTCCATCTGGGGCTTGCCATTCTTCCTGTTTTACTCGACACGTTTCTCTCAGTTCTTCTACGAGCGGCCCAACCAGGGCTTCTTCAGATCCCTCCTGTGCCGCCTCACGAGCCCACTG AGGGCAGGTGTGTCGAAGTTCATCGAGTCGTACCTGTCGTGGAAGCTGCCGCTGGCCAAGTATGGTCTAACGCCGGACCACCGCTTCGTCGAGGACTATGCCAGCTGCCAACTGGCCTTCCTCCCGGAGGGCTTCTTCGACATGGCGGACCGCGGCCTGCTGCGCTTCAAGAGGGCCCCCGACGGCTGGTGGCTCTCGGAGAACGGCGTCGTCCTCAAGGACGGCACGGAGGTGGAGGCCGACCTCGTCTTCCTCGCCACCGGCTTCGAGGGCACGGACAAGCTCCGCGAGGTCCTCCCCAAGCCCTTCCGCGGCGTCCTCGTCAACAAGTCCTCCATGATACCGCTCTACCA CGGCACGATCCACCCGCTGATCCCGAACATGGCGTTCGTGGGGTTCGTGGAGAGCGCGTCGAACCTGCGCACATCCGAGCTGCGATGCCGATGGCTGGCGGGGCTGCTGGAGGGGCGGTTCGAGCTGCCGACGGTGAAGGCCATGATGGGGCACGTCGCCAGCGAGGCCGACGTCATGCGTCGCACCACGCGGTTCTATCGCCGCCACTGCATCTCCACCTACAGCATCCACGACAAGGACGGCATGAGCGCCGACCTAAGCTCGGCCACGCTCCGCAAGGCCAACTGGATCGCCGAGCTCTTGGCGCCAAACAACAAGCAGGACTACTAG